The genomic window GTTCAGGAAGGTGGAAGGTTCAGAATTTTGCAGATAGAAAGTTCATTAAAACAATTGACACAACTGCCTACTCAACATGAAATGCATTTAAAATATGTTCTTCACAGTACAAAATCTGTTGGAACTGTTGTGTGATGTTCCACCCTTCTGAACAGACCTCTACTAGGTCTTTCATAGTATTTGCTATATGACGATGATTAGGTATGTTCAGCATGTCAAGTTTGCAATGTGAAAAGGCATATGAGTGTACGACTATGAGTGTTTGTTTCTTTTCATTTGAAAGAAATCCATACAGCGGcaatctctctgtgtgtctcagtgtAAGTGTGCCCAGTACTGGCCAGACCAGGGCTGCTGGACCTACGGCAACATCCGGGTCTCTGTGGAGGACATGATGGTGCTGGTGGACTACACCATCCGCAAGTTCTGCATCCAACAGGTACCCTGCTCTtcccttttcctctctccttctcctgtctTTTCTGGACTTGTCTTCTCACAtctttctcctcagggactgttctctttctcctcccttttTCTTGTCTTGTTTTCTCCTCTCACCACACCATCTATCAAACCCATGTGATATGGATGTACACCAAGCATATACACTATTGAAGGTTATTCTTAGCAGCTCATgtgaaaatgtaaaaacaaaaaatcaTTTGAAGATAACATTAGTCTTGAATAATACTCCAAAACAGTTAATCTATTGGTGTCTCTAcatctacacctctctctctctctctctatctctctctctctatctctctctatctatctcgctatctatctatctaggtGGGGGATGTGGGGGGTAAGAAGCCTCAGCGGCTGGTGACCCAGTTCCACTTCACCAGCTGGCCAGACTTTGGCGTCCCCTTCACGCCCATCGGCATGCTCAAGTTCCTCAAGAAGGTCAAGACCTGCAACCCCCAGTACGCTGGCCCCATCGTGGTCCACTGCAGGTGAGTgtgtttacatttgacattttagtcatttagcagatgctcttatccagagcgacttacagtagtgaatgcatacatttcatacaatttcatacatatcatactttttattttttttctgtgctggccccccgtgggaatcgaacccacaaccctggtgttgcaaacaccacgctctaccaactgagctacagttatTAGTGTAGGTGGTTCTGTGACGCTTAGATCCCAAGCTAATGCCTAGGTTTAAGCTTGGTGGGCTAACACGCCCTAGGTTTAGTCACATACCACATACCATCTTTATGTGCGTGCTcttttctgactctctctctctctctctctctccgtctgtctgtctctccccctctgtctgtgtCAGTGCGGGGGTGGGGAGGACAGGTACCTTCATAGTGATAGATGCCATGTTGGACATGATGAACACCGAGAGAAAGGTGGACGTCTTTGGCTTTGTCACACGTATCAGAGCCCAACGCTGCCAAATGGTCCAGACAGACGTAAGTTGAACTGACCGCAACAAGCACTAACCACAACATTACCCTGACCCAAACCAGTACTCATTATTACCCTGACCCAAACCAGTACTCATTATTACCCTGACCCAAACCAGTACTCATTATTACCCCGACCCAAACCAGTACTCATTATTACCCCGACCCAAACCAGTACTCATTATTACCCCGACCCAAACCAGTACTCATTATTACCCCGACCCAAACCAGTACTCATTATTACCCCGACCCAAACCAGTACTCATTATTACCCCGACCCAAACCAGTACTCATTATTACCCCGACCCAAACCAGTACTCATTATTACCCCGACCCAAACCAGTACTCATTATTACCCTGACCCAAACCAGTACTCATTATTACCCCGACCCAAACCAGTACTCATTATTACCCCGACCCAAACCAGTACTCATTATTACCCCGACCCAAACCAGTACTCATTATTACCCCGACCCAAACCAGTACTCATTATTTCCCCGACCCAAACCAGTACTCATTATTTCCCCGACCCAAACCGGTACTCATTATTACCACGACCCAAACCAGTACTCATTAGTACCCTGGACCCAAACCAAACCACTACTCATTAGTACCCTGGACCCAAACCAAACCACTACTCATTAGTACCCTGGACCCAAACCAATCCACTACTCATTAGTACCCTGGCCAACACAAGACCACAAGGTACTCAGACTGCAACAAAATCGCATAACATTATAACCCTGACTAACACAAGACCACAACAAGATCACATAACATTATTACCCTGACCTGACTAAGACCACATTACCTTGACCTGAAATAGATCACACACTCATAGCAATATACTATATGAACAGGTTTCCATTCAAATCTCAATACTGGCAGTGTTCAGGGTATGTGGTTATTTCCCGTTTATGTTGTCATCTGACTCCTCTTCTGGATGTATGATATGGGCATCACAAGTGCACTTAAAGTCTTAGCGATTtctctctcacccactctctattcccccctacccccctctttctttctcatcccccctctttctcctcccctctctctttcactcttctcccccctctctcttctccaccctctctcttcccccactctctctctctctttcctcccctctctctattccccctccctctctccacagatGCAATACGTGTTCATCTTCCAGGCCATGCTGGAGCACTATCTGTATGGGGACACCGAGCTGGAGGTGACCTCCCTGGAGTCCCACCTGGCCAAGCTCTACGCCCCCTCCACCACCGCCGGCTGTGGGGGCATGGAAGCGGAGTTCAAGGTGATTTAGTTTGCCTGGTACAATGGAActaatggaatagtcccaaaagtacaaAGCACAAGCTTAAGCAAGCTCACTTCAGCTACGCTTAGATGTTTGACAGCCTATCCGTTTGACTCTGGATCATATTTATTTGGCACCAAGCAGAAGAAATTGATAcattgaaacagggagggactacctgaaaatgcttgtttttgttttccttgCAGCATGTTTTGCTTTGGTGTGAAccaatgaatatgacccaggtcTAAACCATTGAAGTAGCACTGTGAGAACTAAATTGTTAGGTTTTTTTAGATGTGTTTTTTCCCTGAGTATGAGAGCCCAGCCTGTGGTTTTGTCTCCCCACACAGAAGCTGACTTCCATCAAGATCCAGAACGACAAGATGAGAACAGGCAACCTGCCAGCTAACATGAAGAAGAACCGAGTTCTCCAGATCATCCCGTGTGAGTCACGGCTCCAAACCTCCCTAAACTAAtccctaggctttagctcagcagatTAATGCAGTCTGGTATTCAAACCTAGTCGGTCACATAACACATAACTTGTTGGTGTCTCGTAGATGAGTTCAACAGAGTGATCATCCCAGtcaagagaggggaggagaacaCGGACTATGTCAACGCCTCCTTCATTGACGTGAGTAGACGAAACAACTGTGAAACCGACACCAGATTATGGCTCACTTCACCTGTGTTATGAGTGTTTTTAAAATGAGACAAATTAACAAACCGTTAGCACCGATACAAGTTCGTCGTCACATAAAAGGTGAAAAGATAGTCccgtgtgactcagttggtacagcgtggcgcttgcaatgccagggttgtgggtttgattcccatgggggaccagtacgaagatgtatgcactcactactgtaagttgctctggataagagcatctgctaaatgactcaaatgtcaatGTAAGGAGATGCCTATCAGGAGATATGATAGTGAGGATACAGTAGAGACCTTTGGGAAGGGTAGACCCCTTGTGTACAAAAACATCCAACTACAGACATCTACACAACACAGGAGATGAGTCTAATACGGGCAGAAATGGACCCTACAGTGGTTGTTGTGTGTATGTCTAAGCTGGCGCATGTGTGTgcctatgtacagtaccagtcaaaagtttggacacacctacttattcaaggtttttcttcattttacattgtagaataatagtgaagatatcataactatgaaataacacatggaatcgtgtagtgaccaaaaaagtgtttagcagatgttattgcgggtgtagagaaatgcttggcaatctatcaaccagcttcacctggaatgctttcccaacagtcttgaaggagtacccacattttctgagcacttgttggctgcttttccttcactctgcggtccaactcatcccaaaccatctcaattgggttgatgtcgggtggttgtggaggccaggtcatctgatgcagcactcatcactctccttcttggtcaaatagcccttacacagcctggaggtgtttcgggtcattgtcctgttgaaaaacaaatgatagtcccactaagcgcaaaccagatgggatggcgtatcgctgcagaatgctgtggtagccatgctggttaagtatgccttgaattctaaataaatcactgacagtgtcaccagcaaagcaccatcacacctcctcctccatgcttcacagtgggaatcacacatgcggagatcatccattcacctactatgcgtctcacaaaaacacggcggttggaaccaaaaatctaatgtccattgctcgtgtttcttggcccaaacaagtctcttcttcttatcggtgtcctttagtagtcgtttctttgcagcaatttgaccctgaaggccttattcacgcagtctcctctgaacagttgatgttgagatgtgtctgttacttgaactctgtgatggatttatttgggctgcaatttctgaggctggtaactaatgaacttatcttctgcagcagaggtaactctgggtcttcctttcctgtggcggtcctcatgagagccagtttcatcatagcacttgatgatctttcaactgcacttgaagaaactttcaaagttcttaaatgaatgatggactgttgtttttctttgcttatttgagctgttcttgccataatatggacttggcattttaccaaatagggctatcttctgtatatcacccctaccatgtcacaacacaactgattggctcagttgagaaggaaagaaattccacagattaacttttaacaaggcacacctgttaattgaaatgcattccaggtgactacctcatgaagctggttgagataatgccatgagtgtgcattgctgtcattaaggcaaagggtggttactttgaagtatctcaaatataaaatgcatttgtttaacacttttctttggttactacaatattccatgtgttatttaatagttttgatgtcttcactagtattctacaatgtagaaaataatagtaaaaataaagaaaaacctggtgtgtgtgtgtgtgtatctctgcgTATCTCTACCTGTGTCTGGTCCAGGGGTACCGTCAGAAGGACTCGTACATGGCCAGCCAGGGCCCGCTGCAGCACACCATCGAAGACTTCTGGAGGATGATCTGGGAGTGGAGGAGCTGCTCCATAGTCATGCTCACtgagctggaggagagaggacaggtacagagggatggagggaggacacaacagagagacaacatgtggagagggatggaggaagaagaTAGAGAGGACAGGTTGAGAGGTgtgagagggaggatggaggccATAGGAAGGAGGCGATGGGCAGAAAGGAGAGAGCGCAGTGAAGGATGGGGGCCATTGAACTAATCTGACGACAGTGTGTTCGCTAAGCTCAGTCATGCTAGTAAAATATGTTATTACTGAGAACAATGATTGGAAGAGAAACGTCTCCTTATTGGTCTGTTTCCTGGTTCTGTCACGTGATTAGAGGATCATTCTCTGTTAGTTGAAATACTTCCTGGAGCTGATTGCAGTGTGCCATCagatctttgtctctctctctttgtttatctttgggaaagggaaaggggatacctagtcagttgtacaactgaatgcattcaactgaaatgtgtcttccgcatttaacccaacccttctgagtcagagaggtgcggagggctgccttaatcgacatccacgtcttcagcacccagggaacagtgggttaactgctttgctcaggggcagaaggacagatcttgaccttgtcagctcagggattcgatccagcagcctttctgttactggcccaacactcctacccgccaggctacctttgtctgtctgtctgcgagtgtctgtctgtcactaatctctacctctctctatctacctcacTCTTGCtctcctgcccctctctctgtaGGAGAAGTGTGCCCAGTACTGGCCCGGTGATGGGGTGATGGTGTGTGGGGACATCTCCATCGAgctgaagaaggaggaggagagtgagagctACACTGTTAGAGACCTCCTGGTCACCAACAACAGGGTGAGGACAGAGGCCGCCTCAAAAAACACTAGCAGTCAACATAACCCATTCAAAACTCTACGCATGCACGCTCGCACGCACCCCAATCAAATGTCAACTAGATTTGATTAGTCACTTCTATGCGTCTtcagtgtgtgtttctatgtgtgggCAGCGTTTACCCATAAATCATAATTTGAGAACCAATAACtaccaaaataaaaactagacagtcaggaagaatcaaacatttaaaaaaatggcaTGGCTTGGGTCCGTCATTGATTTTTGTAATAatatttgagtcactcagatagcctAGCGGGGTAGTGGCAGTCTTATGCTAACTTTGCAACCGCTGCTGAAAATATCCCTTTGGCAAACACTGGTGTTGGGCGTGTCTTTTCCTGTCTTACTCTTTCCTTTCTCACTCTTTAGGAGAACAAGGCTCGTACGGTGAGACAGTTTCATTTCCATGGCTGGCCAGAAGTGGGCATTCCCAGTGACGGGAAGGGCATGATCAACATCATTGCTGCGGTCCAGAAGCAGCAGCAACAATCTGGCAACCACCCAATCACTGTCCACTGCAGGTAACCTACACCTAACATTTTAACAATTTATCATATCTTGTGTGTGCCTAACCAcagctaacgtgtgtgtgtgtgtgtgtgtgtgtgtgtgtgtgtgtgtgtgtgtgtgtgtgtgtgtgtgtgtgtgtgtgtgtgtgtgtgtgtgtgtgtgtcagtgcgggCGCGGGGAGGACGGGGACCTTCTGTGCCCTGAGCACGGTCCTGGAGCGGGTGAAAGCTGAGGCCATCCTGGACGTCTTCCAGACCGTCAAGAGCCTCCGGCTGCAGAGACCCCACATGGTGCAGACACTGGTGAGGACACGCTATGTTACACGACACCGACATACATGATGCAGACTGTTACACTACTGTTACACTATCTCAAATGGATGTTGCAGTTTCAccaattaaggattccagctttaatgcTATGCGTTATAATAATGCAATTATTCAACCTGAGTTTAGCCAACTGTACAATGCATGGGATGCACATGATGCAATTACGAGTTACAAGCTTAAGAACTCGCATTGAATAAATATGCCTTcctgtattttggaaatttgacAGTTATTTCGATCAGTGCCAATTGCTCACACTAAATGTCACAAATATGGAAAGTATTGTGAAAACGGTGCTGACTAAAGTTTCTACCTAGAGCTCAACCAATGTTTTTTGGGGTCAGGTACCGTTTTTTTTGGGTGGGGACAAAACGTAGTGATACCGAAATATCTGCCGATATACTGTTTTACAGCAGGGAAATGAAAAATTGTAATTTTCCCACACTGAATTCTCATAAattcagaacagcgattactcacctcgaaatGGACGAAGatcttttctttaatgagtcttctctgagaccaggcccaaatctcTGTCATTCGCttgaagaaaagacagaaataTACCCCGAGATCAGGGtgcctagaccacctttactccacatacagagatgcatacaaagctctcccccgctctccatttggcaaatctgaccataattataacctcctgattcttgcttacaagcaaaaactaaatcaggaagtaccagtgactcgctcaatacagaagtggtcagataacACAGATGATActttacaggactgttttgctagcaccgactggaatatgttctgggattcatccaaagGCATTGAGAAgaataccacctcagtcaccggcttcatcaataagtgcattgatgacgtcgtccccacagtgaccgtacgcacatatcccaaccagaagcaatggattacaggcaacatctgcaccgagctaaaggctagagctgacgctttcaagtagcgggacactaatctggacgctttataagatatcccgctatgccctcaaacgaaccatcaaatagtgtcaatacaggactaagattgaatcctactacactggctctgacgctcgtcggatgtggcagggcttgtaaactattacgaactacaaagagaaacccagctgcgagctgcccagtgtcGCGAGCCTACCTCCATTGccaagctacctgccatccaggacctatatactaggcggtgtcagaggaaggccccaacaAATGTCAAAGAcatctctctgctaccgcacggcaagcagtaccggactgccaagtctaggtccaaaaggctccttaaaacttcttaaggacagacgttccgctagcgcctcaccaatatccaatggtagagcgtggcgcgaaatacaaatacctcaaaaatgcaataacttcaattgctcaaacatatgactattttacaccattttaaagacaagactctcgttaatctaaccacattgtccgatttcaaaaaggctttacaacgaagcaaaacattagattatgtcagcagagtacc from Salmo trutta chromosome 16, fSalTru1.1, whole genome shotgun sequence includes these protein-coding regions:
- the LOC115150196 gene encoding receptor-type tyrosine-protein phosphatase alpha isoform X3, whose translation is MGVCPLLLLLSVALRVSVSAQGPPPTPTGGPVPTAKSKDPPANTLPNVPLTTTIAPPPPPPTTTAPKIAATTMTTTTTVDGVILTAGPSGATPAPVPPPPPPGPTEAPQIPTGVNSTPQPPPAPTTISQGGGGENGTSVPETQSPDTATNTDTNPTVDATSATGSATVPGGGEEDTDDTPIIAVMVALSSLLVIVFIIIILYMLRFKKYKQAGSHSNSFRLTNGRSDDTELQSVPLLARSPSTNRKYPPLVVDKLEEEMNRRMADDNKLFREEFNALPVCPIQASCDAASKEENKDKNRYVNILPYDHSRVHLSSLEGVPDSDFINASFINGYQEKNKFIAAQGPKEETVNDFWRMIWEQNTATIVMVTNLKERKEKSIQRQSLCVSQCKCAQYWPDQGCWTYGNIRVSVEDMMVLVDYTIRKFCIQQVGDVGGKKPQRLVTQFHFTSWPDFGVPFTPIGMLKFLKKVKTCNPQYAGPIVVHCSAGVGRTGTFIVIDAMLDMMNTERKVDVFGFVTRIRAQRCQMVQTDMQYVFIFQAMLEHYLYGDTELEVTSLESHLAKLYAPSTTAGCGGMEAEFKKLTSIKIQNDKMRTGNLPANMKKNRVLQIIPYEFNRVIIPVKRGEENTDYVNASFIDGYRQKDSYMASQGPLQHTIEDFWRMIWEWRSCSIVMLTELEERGQEKCAQYWPGDGVMVCGDISIELKKEEESESYTVRDLLVTNNRENKARTVRQFHFHGWPEVGIPSDGKGMINIIAAVQKQQQQSGNHPITVHCSAGAGRTGTFCALSTVLERVKAEAILDVFQTVKSLRLQRPHMVQTLEQYEFCYKVVQEYIDAFSDYANFK
- the LOC115150196 gene encoding receptor-type tyrosine-protein phosphatase alpha isoform X1; translation: MPTSLLKGSMGVCPLLLLLSVALRVSVSAQGPPPTPTGGPVPTAKSKDPPANTLPNVPLTTTIAPPPPPPTTTAPKIAATTMTTTTTVDGVILTAGPSGATPAPVPPPPPPGPTEAPQIPTGVNSTPQPPPAPTTISQGGGGENGTSVPETQSPDTATNTDTNPTVDATSATGSATVPGGGEEDTDDTPIIAVMVALSSLLVIVFIIIILYMLRFKKYKQAGSHSNSFRLTNGRSDDTELQSVPLLARSPSTNRKYPPLVVDKLEEEMNRRMADDNKLFREEFNALPVCPIQASCDAASKEENKDKNRYVNILPYDHSRVHLSSLEGVPDSDFINASFINGYQEKNKFIAAQGPKEETVNDFWRMIWEQNTATIVMVTNLKERKEKSIQRQSLCVSQCKCAQYWPDQGCWTYGNIRVSVEDMMVLVDYTIRKFCIQQVGDVGGKKPQRLVTQFHFTSWPDFGVPFTPIGMLKFLKKVKTCNPQYAGPIVVHCSAGVGRTGTFIVIDAMLDMMNTERKVDVFGFVTRIRAQRCQMVQTDMQYVFIFQAMLEHYLYGDTELEVTSLESHLAKLYAPSTTAGCGGMEAEFKKLTSIKIQNDKMRTGNLPANMKKNRVLQIIPYEFNRVIIPVKRGEENTDYVNASFIDGYRQKDSYMASQGPLQHTIEDFWRMIWEWRSCSIVMLTELEERGQEKCAQYWPGDGVMVCGDISIELKKEEESESYTVRDLLVTNNRENKARTVRQFHFHGWPEVGIPSDGKGMINIIAAVQKQQQQSGNHPITVHCSAGAGRTGTFCALSTVLERVKAEAILDVFQTVKSLRLQRPHMVQTLEQYEFCYKVVQEYIDAFSDYANFK
- the LOC115150196 gene encoding receptor-type tyrosine-protein phosphatase alpha isoform X4, with the protein product MPTSLLKGSMGVCPLLLLLSVALRVSVSAQGPPPTPTGGPVPTAKSKDPPANTLPNVPLTTTIAPPPPPPTTTAPKIAATTMTTTTTVDGVILTAGPSGATPAPVPPPPPPGPTEAPQIPTGVNSTPQPPPAPTTISQGGGGENGTSVPETQSPDTATNTDTNPTVDATSATGSATVPGGGEEDTDDTPIIAVMVALSSLLVIVFIIIILYMLRFKKYKQAGSHSNSFRLTNGRSDDTELQSVPLLARSPSTNRKYPPLVVDKLEEEMNRRMADDNKLFREEFNALPVCPIQASCDAASKEENKDKNRYVNILPYDHSRVHLSSLEGVPDSDFINASFINGYQEKNKFIAAQGPKEETVNDFWRMIWEQNTATIVMVTNLKERKECKCAQYWPDQGCWTYGNIRVSVEDMMVLVDYTIRKFCIQQVGDVGGKKPQRLVTQFHFTSWPDFGVPFTPIGMLKFLKKVKTCNPQYAGPIVVHCSAGVGRTGTFIVIDAMLDMMNTERKVDVFGFVTRIRAQRCQMVQTDMQYVFIFQAMLEHYLYGDTELEVTSLESHLAKLYAPSTTAGCGGMEAEFKKLTSIKIQNDKMRTGNLPANMKKNRVLQIIPYEFNRVIIPVKRGEENTDYVNASFIDGYRQKDSYMASQGPLQHTIEDFWRMIWEWRSCSIVMLTELEERGQEKCAQYWPGDGVMVCGDISIELKKEEESESYTVRDLLVTNNRENKARTVRQFHFHGWPEVGIPSDGKGMINIIAAVQKQQQQSGNHPITVHCSAGAGRTGTFCALSTVLERVKAEAILDVFQTVKSLRLQRPHMVQTLEQYEFCYKVVQEYIDAFSDYANFK
- the LOC115150196 gene encoding receptor-type tyrosine-protein phosphatase alpha isoform X2; the encoded protein is MPTSLLKGSMGVCPLLLLLSVALRVSVSAQGPPPTPTGGPVPTAKSKDPPANTLPNVPLTTTIAPPPPPPTTTAPKIAATTMTTTTTVDGVILTAGPSGATPAPVPPPPPPGPTEAPQIPTGVNSTPQPPPAPTTISQGGGGENGTSVPETQSPDTATNTDTNPTVDATSATGSATVPGGGEEDTDDTPIIAVMVALSSLLVIVFIIIILYMLRFKKYKQAGSHSNSFRLTNGRSDDTELQSVPLLARSPSTNRKYPPLVVDKLEEEMNRRMADDNKLFREEFNALPVCPIQASCDAASKEENKDKNRYVNILPYDHSRVHLSSLEGVPDSDFINASFINGYQEKNKFIAAQGPKEETVNDFWRMIWEQNTATIVMVTNLKERKEKSIQRQSLCVSQCKCAQYWPDQGCWTYGNIRVSVEDMMVLVDYTIRKFCIQQVGDVGGKKPQRLVTQFHFTSWPDFGVPFTPIGMLKFLKKVKTCNPQYAGPIVVHCSAGVGRTGTFIVIDAMLDMMNTERKVDVFGFVTRIRAQRCQMVQTDMQYVFIFQAMLEHYLYGDTELEVTSLESHLAKLYAPSTTAGCGGMEAEFKLTSIKIQNDKMRTGNLPANMKKNRVLQIIPYEFNRVIIPVKRGEENTDYVNASFIDGYRQKDSYMASQGPLQHTIEDFWRMIWEWRSCSIVMLTELEERGQEKCAQYWPGDGVMVCGDISIELKKEEESESYTVRDLLVTNNRENKARTVRQFHFHGWPEVGIPSDGKGMINIIAAVQKQQQQSGNHPITVHCSAGAGRTGTFCALSTVLERVKAEAILDVFQTVKSLRLQRPHMVQTLEQYEFCYKVVQEYIDAFSDYANFK